The genomic DNA TTCCTTCATGCCGACTATTTTCATCTGGGGATCAATATGCTGGTGCTGTATTCCTTCGGGACCTATATCGAAGAGGTATTTTCACAACTGGAGGAGGCCGGACTGATCTTCTCAGGGCCCTTTTTCTTTGTATTTCTCTATGTGGCCGGCATCTCCCTGGCTTCTGTCGCCACCATCACCAGGTACCGGAATGTGGAAGGATACAGTGCTGTAGGAGCCTCCGGGGCTGTTTCGGCCATTGTCTTCACTTATATCTTCTTTGCCCCGCTGCAGAAAATCTATTTCTATATGGTGCTCCCCATACCGGGCATCCTGTTCGGAGTTCTTTACCTGGCTTACTCCAGTTACATGAGCAGGCGAAACAGCGATAACATCAACCACTCGGCCCACTTCTGGGGAGCGGTGGTGGGCTTTGTATTCCCCATCCTCCTGGAGCCTTCCCTGTTCCTGGTATTTCTTGAAAAACTGTTCCCATGAAAAAAAAAGCGATCTTCCTGGACCGGGACGGAACCATCAATAACAATGCTCAGCACTATTACATCTGGCGCAGGGAAGATCTGCAGCTCAACCCCGGGGTCATTGAGACACTCAGGGAGCTGCAGGCAAGGGGATATATGCTGATCGTGATCAGCAACCAGGGAGGAATCAGTAAAGGCGAGTACAGTGCCGCAGACGTGGAGGCCCTGCATGAATATCTCCGCGGTATGCTGGAACAAAAGGGGGTGCATCTGGATGAGATCTGCTATTGTCCGCATCACCCGGATCAGGAAGCCTGCCTGTGCCGGAAACCAAAGGCCCTGATGATTGAAAAAGCCCTGGCTCGCTTCCGGATCGACCGGGCTGCCTCCTGGATGATCGGGGATAGCCGGCGGGATGTTGAAGCAGGGAAAGCAGCCGGTTTGCGCACTATTCGGATTGAATCCAACAGTGACCTGCGGGAGATCCTTGAAACCGTGGACCGGGGAACTAATTGAGGCCGGGGTCCTCGGGGAAATTGGCCCAGGCGCGGTATTTATTGTTGTAACTGGCCATGGTGTTTTTCCAGAATTCAGGGTCTTCCGCCTGCATCACCAGCCTGGGAGGTATTTTTCCGACCAGCCAGGCGTGCTCCTGCATCTCCCCGTCCAGCTGTTCCGGCGACCAGCCGGCATAACCCAGGAAAAATCTTAATTCATGAGGTTTAACAGCCCCCTCGGCAATCAGCTCTTTAATCAGGTCGAAGTCACCTCCCCAGAAGATGCCGTCGGCCACCAGTACACTGTCGGGGACCCGGGCACCCAGGGTATGTATATAGTGGACCGTATTAGAACTCACCGGACCGCCCATGGAAATGGTAAAGCCGGACTCCGGGAAATCATCCACAATCTCATTGATGCTTACCCCGATGGGCTTGTTTAAGACAAAACCCAGCGAACCCTCCTCGTTATTTTCGGTGAGATAGACCACCGAGCGGCGAAAATAATTATCCCCCAGGAAGGGCTCAGAAATCAGGATATTTCCCTTCTCTGCAACGTTTTCGTTTACAATATGGAAAAAATCAATATTCAGCTCCATAATACGATCCGTGCCAGAAGAACAAGTTACACCATTTTTATGTGAAATAAAACGAAGATGCCAGAAAAATAGTATCTTGGCCCCTTATGCCAGATTGCCCATGAATCCTACTGAACCCAGGAAACCCAGTCTGCTTCAAGCCCTGATCCCCATCCTTGTATTGATTGGCCTGCTGGTCCTGAATGTGAACTATTTCGGAGACCATACCCTGGACGGGGCCAACCAGTTTGCACTGATCCTGGCTTCGGCGGTGGCGGGAATTGTAGCCATCAGCCTGGGAGTAAAATGGGCCCATATCCGGGAGAGTATGGTCCGCAGCATCAGCTCGGCCATGCCTTCCATCCTGATCCTGCTGATGATCGGCGCACTTGCAGGAACCTGGCTCCTGAGTGGCGTGATTCCCACACTGATCTATTACGGGCTGCAGGTGTTTCATCCGAAGATTTTTCTCTTTGCCACCGTGATTATTGCAGGGATGGTATCGCTGGCCACCGGCTCCTCCTGGTCGACCGTAGCTACCATCGGGATCGCCCTGATCGGAGTGGGCCAGGCACTGGGCATCAGCCAGGGAATTATAGCCGGAGCAGTGATCTCGGGAGCCTATTTCGGGGATAAAATGTCCCCCCTGTCCGATACCACCAACCTGGCTCCTGCCATGGCCGGAACCGATTTGTTCACCCATATCCGGTATATGACCATTACCACCGTGCCGGCCATGAGTCTGACTCTGATCATCTTCCTGGTGATCGGGTTCACCTATAAATTTGATGCCACCCCGGGCGACATAGAGCAGGTGCTGGAGGCGATTGGCTCCAAGTTTCACGTCAGCCCCTGGCTGATGCTTGTGCCGGCATTTCTGATCTTCATCATTGTTAAAAAGATTCCTCCCCTGCCCGCCCTGCTTGCCGGCTCACTGATCGGGGGGGCCTTTGCCATTATCTTCCAGCCTCACCTGGTACGCGAAGTGGCACTGGGACTCGACGGAACCACCACTTCCCTGTTTAAATCGTCCTATCTCTCGGTGATGCAGGCAGTTTTTGGGGATATTGCCATCACCACTCCCAATGAGATGGTCAATGAACTGCTGAGCAGCACCGGGATGCGGGGAATGCTCAACACCATCTGGCTTATTCTCTCTGCGATGGTGTTCGGAGGGACCATGGAATCGGCCGGACTGCTGGTAAAAATCACGAACACGGTCATTCGCTGGGCCCACTCCACCGGTTCGCTGGTCACCACCACCATTGCCACCAGCATCTTCTTTAATATCACCGCATCGGACCAGTATATTGCCATTGTGGTGCCCGGACGCATGTTTGCAGAATCTTACAGGAAGAGGGGCCTGAAGCCGGAGGTGCTCAGCCGGACCCTCGAGGACGGGGGTACCATCACTTCGGTCCTGGTACCCTGGAACACTTGTGGCGCCACGCAATCAAGGGTGCTGGGTGTTCCCACCATGGAGTATGTCCCTTACGCTTTTTTTAATATCCTGAGCCCGCTCTTCAGCATCCTCTTTGCCTATCTGAATTACAAGATCAGGCATATCGGGGAGGATGAGCCGGGAGAACAGAAAAGCATCACCGAAGAAGAACGAAAAGACGTCTGAGAAAAAAAGAAGGGACTGCCCTGGTCTGGCACAGTCCCTTCCGGATTATACTTGGTTTTACGCTTAAAACCAGCAGAAATTTACAAAGAATTTTGCTTATCTGCCTAATATTCTGTGTGGTATATGACGAATGAAGCTTTTAGGCTTACCAGCGTAAACTCCGGGTTTCACCCTCCTGAATTTTAAAATTCCGACTTTCATCCTAGCCAGGGAGCCATCCGGAAAAAGAATTACCCCCCTGGTCAGTAGATGGCCCTGAATTTTTCAGGATTCGACTCATGCATGATCCCGTAAACCGCTTCAAAGAGATCCTCTGCATTTGGATTGGAAAAATAGTCCCCATCGGAACTGTAGGCCGGCCGGTGTTCCCGGGCAGTGACCGTGGCCGGCAGGGCATCCAGGTGATAATAGGCTTTCTGCTCCTCCAGAACCTTCTGCAGCATATAGGCTGTAGCTCCGCCCGGAACATCTTCATCAAAGAACAGGATGCGCCCGGTCTTCTTCACCGACTCAACGATCCGGTGATCCAGGTCAAAGGGAAGCAGGGTCTGTACATCGATCAGCTCCATATGTATATCGAATTCCGCCAGCTGTTCTGCCGCCTTCTCTGCAATCCTAACACATGCTCCATAGCTGACTACCGTGATATCACTCCCTTCCCGGATGCGTTCGGGGACTCCCAGGGGTACACGAAATGCCCCCATGTTACGGGGGCGGTCCTCCCTTAGTCCGTAAACTTTCAGGGGCTCGATGACCAGGGCCGGATCATCTCCCTGCAGCAGGGTATTATACATGCCTGCGGCCTGGGTCATATTCCTGGGCACACAGACATACACCCCCCGGATGGAGTTGATGACCATGCTCAGCGGGGAGCCCGAATGCCAGATCCCCTCCAGCCGGTGTCCGCGGGTACGGATAATCAGGGGGGCAATCTGGGCCCCTTTGGTCCGCCAGTGCAGCGTGGCCAGGTCGTCGCTTATGGTCTCCAAAGCAAAGAGGATATAATCAAAATACTGGATCTCGGCAATGGGACGCAGGCCCCGGAGCGCCAAGCCCACCCCCTGTCCCACAATGGTGGTCTCCCGGAGACCGGTGTCGGTCACGCGCCACTCCCCGTATTTCAGCTGCAGCCCTTCCAGGCTCTTATTGACATCCCCGATTTTTCCGGCATCCTCTCCAAAAATGACGATACGGGGATCTGAAGCCAGCAGTGCATCGAAATTATCTCTCAGAATCTCTCTGCCGGTGATCCGCTCCGGATCCTTGTCATATTCAGGCTTTACCGGCTTTACCTTCAGAGGTGAGCGGTCGGTCTCCGAATAGAGATGAGAGCTGTAGCGCTTCCTGTTCTCCTCCTGGTATGATTCCAGCCAGGTGGAGATGGAGTCCTGCAGCTCCTGGCGTACCGGGCAATCGGTGCAGAGGTGACGCATAATCCGCTTGGCCGTGCCCTGTATATCGCGCCGGACGGGGTACACGATCCGCTTCAGGTCGCGGCTCAGGATCCCCAGTTTATCCACCCCCTCCCGGGAACAGTCGCAAGTCCTGTTACCGATGATATCCAGCAACTCTTCGCGCTCCCCGGCGATGGGTTCCATATAGTTCTTCCAGGCCGTATCCCGGGCCTCCCGGGCCTCCTTCACCGCCTCTTCCTTGATTTGCTTCAACTCTTCCGCCGGGGCCAGTCCGCTCTCCAGCATCCACTGTTCCATCTTCAGCAAGGGATCGTGGGCCGCTTCCCACTCCAGCCGTTCGCCCGACTTGTAACGTTCATGGCTCCCCGAGGTGGAGTGGCCCATGGGCTGTACCATTTCATCCACATGAAAAAGGACCGGGATTTGTTCTTCCCGGCAACGGGCCACCCCTTCTGCAAAAAGACGGATCATCTCCGGGTAGTCCCAGCCCCTGACCCTGTAGATGAGAATACCATTGCTTCCCTCCTCCTTCCGGAATCCCTCCAGAGCACGGGAAACACTCGACTTCACTATCTGCTTGTCGCGGGTCACTGAGATTCCGTATCCATCGTCCCACACGGCCATCGCCACCGGTATCTGAAGCACGGCTGCCGCATTCATGGCCTCAAAAAAATGGCCTTCTGCGGTGGCAGCATCGCCAATGGTTCCGAAGGCCACTTCGTTTCCGCCCTTTGAAAACCGGGTCATTCCGGCCAGTTCGGGGTTCATCCTGAAGAGTTTGGAGGCATAAGCCAATCCAACCAGACGGGGCATCTGTCCCGCCGTAGGAGAGAGATCCGCGCAGCTGTTCTTCATCTCGGAAAGCCTGTTCCAGCTTCCGTCTTCATTAATGCTGCGGCTGGCAAAATGATTATTAAAATTCCTGCCTGCACTGCCCGGGTTGGCAGTTTCATCGGTATGACCATATACCTGGTAAAAGAACTGCTCGGCATTGGTGATGCCCGTAGCCATCATAAAGGTATGATCCCGGTAGTAACCCGAACGCCAGTCCCCCTCCCTGAAATTGCGGGCCAGGGCTATCTGTGCCAGTTCCTTTCCATCGCCGAAGATCCCGAATTTGGCCTTCCCGGAGAGCACTTCCCGGCGTGCCAATAGGGCAATCTCCCTGCTCAGGCGGGCCAGCCTGAAATCGGCCAGAAGCTCCTCCCTGCTCAATCCAACAGAAATATCAGACATATCGGGTAGTTTATTATCTTTGTAGGGATATTATTACTCATTCAGACAAGTTAATTTCTTTATTGTTCAGATGTTTTTAAAGATCCTGATTATAACCGTCCTTCTCCTCAGCCTCTCCATGACA from Bacteroidales bacterium includes the following:
- a CDS encoding rhomboid family intramembrane serine protease yields the protein MITLIIVILSILVSVLAFRRREMFYRLDLSPARVVHHKEYYRIFTHAFLHADYFHLGINMLVLYSFGTYIEEVFSQLEEAGLIFSGPFFFVFLYVAGISLASVATITRYRNVEGYSAVGASGAVSAIVFTYIFFAPLQKIYFYMVLPIPGILFGVLYLAYSSYMSRRNSDNINHSAHFWGAVVGFVFPILLEPSLFLVFLEKLFP
- the nhaC gene encoding Na+/H+ antiporter NhaC; this encodes MNPTEPRKPSLLQALIPILVLIGLLVLNVNYFGDHTLDGANQFALILASAVAGIVAISLGVKWAHIRESMVRSISSAMPSILILLMIGALAGTWLLSGVIPTLIYYGLQVFHPKIFLFATVIIAGMVSLATGSSWSTVATIGIALIGVGQALGISQGIIAGAVISGAYFGDKMSPLSDTTNLAPAMAGTDLFTHIRYMTITTVPAMSLTLIIFLVIGFTYKFDATPGDIEQVLEAIGSKFHVSPWLMLVPAFLIFIIVKKIPPLPALLAGSLIGGAFAIIFQPHLVREVALGLDGTTTSLFKSSYLSVMQAVFGDIAITTPNEMVNELLSSTGMRGMLNTIWLILSAMVFGGTMESAGLLVKITNTVIRWAHSTGSLVTTTIATSIFFNITASDQYIAIVVPGRMFAESYRKRGLKPEVLSRTLEDGGTITSVLVPWNTCGATQSRVLGVPTMEYVPYAFFNILSPLFSILFAYLNYKIRHIGEDEPGEQKSITEEERKDV
- a CDS encoding YqgE/AlgH family protein; translated protein: MELNIDFFHIVNENVAEKGNILISEPFLGDNYFRRSVVYLTENNEEGSLGFVLNKPIGVSINEIVDDFPESGFTISMGGPVSSNTVHYIHTLGARVPDSVLVADGIFWGGDFDLIKELIAEGAVKPHELRFFLGYAGWSPEQLDGEMQEHAWLVGKIPPRLVMQAEDPEFWKNTMASYNNKYRAWANFPEDPGLN
- a CDS encoding HAD family hydrolase produces the protein MKKKAIFLDRDGTINNNAQHYYIWRREDLQLNPGVIETLRELQARGYMLIVISNQGGISKGEYSAADVEALHEYLRGMLEQKGVHLDEICYCPHHPDQEACLCRKPKALMIEKALARFRIDRAASWMIGDSRRDVEAGKAAGLRTIRIESNSDLREILETVDRGTN
- a CDS encoding thiamine pyrophosphate-dependent enzyme, giving the protein MSDISVGLSREELLADFRLARLSREIALLARREVLSGKAKFGIFGDGKELAQIALARNFREGDWRSGYYRDHTFMMATGITNAEQFFYQVYGHTDETANPGSAGRNFNNHFASRSINEDGSWNRLSEMKNSCADLSPTAGQMPRLVGLAYASKLFRMNPELAGMTRFSKGGNEVAFGTIGDAATAEGHFFEAMNAAAVLQIPVAMAVWDDGYGISVTRDKQIVKSSVSRALEGFRKEEGSNGILIYRVRGWDYPEMIRLFAEGVARCREEQIPVLFHVDEMVQPMGHSTSGSHERYKSGERLEWEAAHDPLLKMEQWMLESGLAPAEELKQIKEEAVKEAREARDTAWKNYMEPIAGEREELLDIIGNRTCDCSREGVDKLGILSRDLKRIVYPVRRDIQGTAKRIMRHLCTDCPVRQELQDSISTWLESYQEENRKRYSSHLYSETDRSPLKVKPVKPEYDKDPERITGREILRDNFDALLASDPRIVIFGEDAGKIGDVNKSLEGLQLKYGEWRVTDTGLRETTIVGQGVGLALRGLRPIAEIQYFDYILFALETISDDLATLHWRTKGAQIAPLIIRTRGHRLEGIWHSGSPLSMVINSIRGVYVCVPRNMTQAAGMYNTLLQGDDPALVIEPLKVYGLREDRPRNMGAFRVPLGVPERIREGSDITVVSYGACVRIAEKAAEQLAEFDIHMELIDVQTLLPFDLDHRIVESVKKTGRILFFDEDVPGGATAYMLQKVLEEQKAYYHLDALPATVTAREHRPAYSSDGDYFSNPNAEDLFEAVYGIMHESNPEKFRAIY